One stretch of Candidatus Poribacteria bacterium DNA includes these proteins:
- the hisA gene encoding 1-(5-phosphoribosyl)-5-[(5-phosphoribosylamino)methylideneamino]imidazole-4-carboxamide isomerase, which produces MEILPAIDLRGGKCVNLVQGIASQETIFSDAPVEMALRWQTEGAEYLHLVDLDGAFQGESANLHIVSEIVSALDIPVQLGGGIRSMAQLEAVLALGVDRAILGTIALKQPSLVKQACAEYGARVAVGIDARDGKVATDGWLEVSQKSAVEFAVELSEVQTLIYTDIKSDGMLKGPNVDATADIIDAVSADVIASGGVTLLTDVAALNQIGASGAIIGRALYTGDLALSDAIATAR; this is translated from the coding sequence ATGGAGATATTACCCGCAATTGATTTACGCGGTGGCAAGTGTGTAAATTTAGTACAAGGGATCGCGTCGCAGGAGACGATCTTTTCAGATGCCCCTGTCGAAATGGCATTACGATGGCAAACCGAGGGCGCAGAATACTTGCACCTCGTGGATCTGGACGGCGCGTTTCAGGGTGAATCAGCGAACCTCCATATCGTCAGTGAAATCGTATCTGCGCTGGATATTCCTGTCCAGCTTGGCGGCGGTATTCGCAGTATGGCGCAATTAGAAGCGGTTCTGGCGTTAGGCGTGGATCGCGCCATCTTAGGCACGATTGCGCTCAAACAACCGAGTTTAGTGAAACAAGCGTGCGCCGAATACGGTGCGCGTGTTGCCGTCGGTATTGACGCGCGAGATGGAAAGGTCGCCACGGACGGATGGTTAGAGGTCTCCCAAAAATCCGCCGTCGAATTTGCCGTAGAGTTGTCGGAAGTCCAAACGCTTATCTACACCGATATCAAGAGCGACGGCATGCTCAAAGGACCGAATGTTGATGCCACAGCTGATATTATCGATGCCGTATCTGCGGATGTGATTGCTTCGGGTGGGGTCACGTTGCTTACGGATGTTGCGGCTTTGAATCAGATCGGTGCCAGCGGCGCGATTATCGGGCGCGCTTTGTATACCGGTGACCTCGCGCTCTCAGATGCGATTGCTACCGCGCGTTAG
- a CDS encoding Gfo/Idh/MocA family oxidoreductase, whose translation MKITFIGVGGITRSYRQSLGQLERPIAAVCDINPERVATIATEENATAYTDHNEMLQQERSDVVFICIPPGAHTTQVADAAASGAAVFVAKPVAQDLETAQHARDAIATAGVINQVGYMARYSDITAKAKELVGDRQLTMGIGRFLTRMGAGHPWWGKYEVSRGQLVEQTTHVFDLIRYFLGDVANVHAYGIKGVSEGIADFEECTVCNMQFESGAVGSITSTCVARAHDHFAAELVGDDFYLKLTLDLGLRGQISDENIDYTGTEAGYFRQVEQFIKAVEANDQGLVIAPYADAVKSLAVTLAANRSLESGQVEQVGI comes from the coding sequence ATGAAAATTACCTTTATCGGTGTTGGTGGTATCACCAGAAGTTACCGCCAAAGCCTCGGACAACTCGAACGTCCGATTGCAGCAGTTTGTGATATAAACCCTGAACGCGTCGCGACTATCGCCACCGAAGAAAATGCGACAGCATACACCGACCACAATGAGATGCTACAGCAAGAGAGATCCGATGTCGTATTCATCTGCATCCCACCCGGCGCACATACGACACAGGTTGCTGATGCGGCGGCATCTGGCGCAGCGGTCTTTGTCGCCAAACCCGTCGCACAGGATCTGGAAACCGCGCAACACGCTCGCGATGCGATTGCCACTGCAGGCGTTATCAACCAAGTCGGTTATATGGCGCGCTACAGCGACATCACAGCGAAAGCAAAGGAACTCGTTGGCGATCGTCAACTCACAATGGGGATCGGACGGTTTCTCACAAGGATGGGGGCGGGGCATCCGTGGTGGGGAAAATACGAGGTATCGCGCGGACAACTGGTCGAGCAGACGACCCACGTTTTCGACCTCATCCGCTACTTCCTCGGTGATGTCGCAAATGTCCATGCTTACGGTATCAAGGGGGTCTCCGAAGGTATCGCTGACTTTGAGGAGTGTACCGTTTGCAATATGCAGTTTGAGAGCGGGGCGGTTGGGAGCATCACCAGTACCTGTGTCGCTCGCGCACACGACCATTTTGCAGCCGAGTTGGTGGGTGATGACTTCTATCTCAAACTTACACTCGATCTCGGCTTGCGCGGTCAGATCAGTGATGAAAACATCGACTACACCGGTACGGAAGCGGGTTACTTCCGACAGGTTGAGCAATTTATCAAAGCGGTTGAAGCAAACGATCAGGGATTGGTTATTGCGCCCTACGCCGATGCCGTGAAGAGCCTTGCCGTCACGCTTGCGGCGAACCGTTCCTTGGAATCAGGACAGGTCGAACAGGTAGGGATATAA
- a CDS encoding efflux RND transporter permease subunit codes for MSIPKISVNNPVLANMLMLIIIAFGVYAWINLPRELTPEVSVQSAVVTTLYPGASPEEVEMLVTAPIEDAIEENVNKVDLLFSTSSEGRSVIFVDFEEISDRDFDKELENLRTAVEQVNELPEEILDDPRVEEFDISFGFPILTIVVGGNIAETQMRDIAENLKDEISDIKNIASVRMAGLREREIWIEVNPDRLKAYQLPISGVITALGTSNLNLPAGTMELGNTEFMVRTMGEFTDLDTIGETFISVQPIGTLLRLKDVATISDTYEEVRTLSRIDGQPSISLSVQKKTEGNTIALVAKLRELVDNRRMDLPEGAKLTVVNDYSVVLKERLGILETNAFFGLILVVLMLLLFIGWRNALFAALGIPVAFMATFWFMSIAGYTLSGVSLFGLILVVGIVVDDAIIVMENIYRHIESGVSPKVAAIRGAEEVGWPVVAASLTTICAFGPLMFMSGVTGQFMRIVPVMAILVLIASLFEVFVILPAHVAEWGRTQIRTGRSRLENLRTESPRGFTLGVRIVGFFVWFAMFFELIRNRYVRILKITIRHRYAFVGSVLFFGLVACIGAFFVLERELFPGEEFPQFYVKAEMPPSYGIQETTEVIVQIEEMAKRLPSTEVDAVVSNVGLHTFMSGLVRKSVTYGSNLGEVIVELTPKQERTRGVNEIIAELRTKTATISGIEQLSFVTQEGGAPQVADVRVKVKGPRFASLTELASVLKTALSQIDGVYDIQDDFSIGKSELRIYLNQEKAHQYGLTTFQVAQTVRTAIEGAKATTYREADETIDVIVKYEENTLTNLAALNNLLITTPTGAIVPLKDIADIREEAGYADIHRFDGERAITVYASVDREKTTAFKVNESLISAFADIESLYPGYQLDFRGVFDEITESFSELWKLFIIGLLLIYVVLGAQFKSFIQPIIILLAVPFGMIGAMVGLLISNATLSIVAMFGIVALAGIVVNDSIVLIDFINTYREQGYNRWYAILKGGSVRLRPIVLTSLTTIIGLIPMAIGLGGKSPIWMPMAYTIIFGLAFATLMTLFVMPALYAITTDVRGFFLKNPEERFRTISDAELLGAAVLADD; via the coding sequence ATGTCCATCCCCAAAATATCTGTAAACAACCCTGTTTTAGCGAATATGCTAATGCTTATCATCATCGCTTTCGGGGTGTACGCATGGATAAACCTACCGCGGGAACTCACCCCGGAAGTCTCAGTACAGAGTGCAGTTGTGACAACGCTATATCCGGGAGCATCCCCAGAAGAAGTTGAAATGCTTGTCACTGCCCCTATTGAAGATGCTATTGAGGAGAATGTCAATAAAGTTGATCTATTGTTTTCTACCTCTTCAGAGGGGCGTTCCGTTATCTTTGTCGATTTCGAGGAGATAAGCGACCGGGATTTTGACAAGGAACTTGAAAACCTACGCACCGCTGTTGAGCAGGTAAATGAGTTGCCGGAGGAGATTTTAGATGATCCGAGGGTCGAAGAATTTGATATCTCATTCGGTTTTCCCATTTTGACGATTGTCGTAGGTGGAAATATTGCGGAAACGCAGATGCGGGATATTGCTGAAAATCTCAAAGATGAAATCTCGGACATCAAAAACATTGCCTCTGTCCGAATGGCAGGTCTCCGTGAACGGGAAATTTGGATTGAGGTGAACCCTGATCGATTGAAGGCGTATCAACTCCCAATTTCGGGCGTCATCACAGCACTCGGTACCAGCAACTTGAACCTCCCGGCTGGCACAATGGAACTTGGCAACACGGAATTCATGGTCCGAACGATGGGGGAATTCACTGATTTGGACACTATTGGCGAAACTTTTATCTCTGTTCAGCCGATAGGTACGCTTCTCCGTCTGAAAGATGTTGCGACGATCTCTGACACCTACGAGGAGGTGCGAACGCTATCGCGAATTGATGGACAACCTTCGATTAGCCTGAGCGTGCAAAAGAAGACTGAGGGAAACACAATTGCATTAGTTGCTAAACTTCGAGAATTAGTCGACAATCGAAGAATGGATCTCCCTGAAGGTGCTAAGTTGACGGTTGTTAATGACTATTCCGTTGTTCTCAAAGAAAGATTGGGAATTCTTGAAACAAATGCGTTTTTCGGTTTAATCCTTGTTGTGTTGATGCTCCTCCTCTTCATCGGATGGCGGAACGCCTTGTTCGCTGCACTCGGCATACCCGTTGCGTTCATGGCAACATTTTGGTTTATGTCCATTGCTGGTTATACCCTCAGCGGTGTCTCCTTGTTTGGGCTTATTTTAGTTGTAGGGATTGTCGTTGATGATGCTATTATTGTCATGGAAAATATCTATCGGCATATTGAGTCTGGAGTATCTCCAAAAGTTGCCGCTATCCGCGGTGCAGAAGAGGTCGGTTGGCCTGTTGTAGCGGCAAGCTTGACGACAATCTGCGCATTTGGTCCGTTGATGTTTATGTCTGGTGTTACTGGACAGTTTATGCGGATCGTGCCGGTTATGGCGATTCTGGTGTTGATAGCATCCCTTTTTGAAGTCTTTGTAATTTTACCAGCACACGTCGCTGAATGGGGAAGGACCCAAATTCGCACAGGACGTAGCAGGCTTGAAAATCTCCGAACCGAGTCTCCGAGAGGTTTCACCCTCGGTGTCCGCATTGTCGGCTTTTTCGTGTGGTTTGCCATGTTTTTTGAATTAATTCGGAACCGATATGTTAGAATCCTGAAAATAACCATTCGACACCGATATGCGTTTGTAGGTAGTGTCCTCTTCTTCGGATTAGTTGCATGCATCGGGGCATTTTTTGTTCTTGAAAGGGAACTTTTCCCCGGGGAAGAGTTCCCACAATTTTATGTCAAAGCCGAGATGCCACCTTCCTACGGAATACAGGAAACAACAGAAGTAATTGTCCAAATTGAAGAGATGGCTAAAAGACTTCCATCAACTGAAGTTGATGCGGTCGTCAGCAATGTCGGTTTACACACATTTATGTCAGGTTTGGTAAGAAAAAGTGTTACCTACGGTTCAAATTTAGGAGAGGTAATCGTTGAGCTGACACCAAAGCAAGAACGCACCCGAGGTGTGAATGAGATCATCGCAGAACTACGGACGAAAACCGCCACAATTAGTGGAATTGAGCAACTGAGTTTCGTCACACAGGAAGGGGGTGCACCACAAGTAGCAGATGTGCGAGTGAAAGTAAAAGGACCGAGATTTGCGAGTCTGACTGAACTCGCTAGCGTTCTTAAGACAGCCCTATCTCAGATAGATGGCGTTTACGATATCCAAGATGACTTCAGCATCGGAAAATCTGAACTACGCATCTACTTGAATCAGGAGAAAGCGCATCAATATGGATTAACCACGTTTCAGGTTGCCCAAACCGTCCGAACCGCTATTGAGGGTGCCAAGGCGACCACCTATCGAGAAGCAGACGAGACAATTGATGTCATCGTCAAATATGAGGAAAATACCCTTACGAATCTCGCAGCACTTAATAACCTGTTGATTACAACGCCTACCGGTGCCATTGTTCCGCTTAAGGACATCGCAGATATAAGAGAAGAAGCGGGATACGCAGATATCCATCGCTTCGATGGGGAACGAGCCATCACGGTTTATGCATCCGTAGATAGGGAAAAGACGACTGCCTTTAAAGTGAATGAATCACTCATCAGCGCATTTGCTGATATAGAATCTTTGTATCCGGGGTACCAACTCGATTTTCGAGGGGTTTTTGATGAAATTACAGAATCCTTTTCCGAGTTGTGGAAGTTGTTCATTATTGGGTTGCTGTTAATCTATGTCGTATTGGGTGCCCAATTCAAGTCGTTTATACAACCGATCATCATTCTGCTTGCGGTTCCATTCGGAATGATAGGTGCGATGGTCGGTCTCCTGATTTCCAATGCGACCTTGAGCATCGTTGCGATGTTTGGTATCGTCGCGCTTGCGGGGATTGTGGTGAACGATTCAATTGTGCTCATCGACTTCATTAATACATACCGAGAACAGGGTTACAACAGGTGGTATGCGATTCTCAAAGGTGGGAGTGTCCGATTGCGTCCGATTGTTCTCACTTCACTGACAACCATCATCGGACTCATCCCGATGGCGATCGGTCTCGGCGGCAAATCACCGATTTGGATGCCGATGGCGTATACTATCATTTTCGGACTTGCCTTCGCAACTTTAATGACCCTGTTTGTGATGCCCGCGCTTTACGCAATCACAACAGATGTCCGCGGGTTCTTCCTGAAGAACCCAGAGGAACGCTTCCGAACTATCTCAGACGCAGAACTGCTGGGAGCTGCGGTCCTGGCTGACGATTAA
- a CDS encoding sugar ABC transporter substrate-binding protein: MFRLPIDSESFPLGKGPMVMLILFLVSTLFIFGRSEEAGEKLEFWIFANTHYEEYQARVPIFEAQNPGVNVQLINFGGTMHDKLLAAMLSNFGAPDLVEVEITSIGRFLKGAIDEVGFVDLRPRLESEGWMEKLVVSRFTPWSYRGRIYGIPHDLHPVVLLYRDDLFKAAGVEMTEIETWDDFIAAGKKATRDLDGDGRIDQYAIVLDRRTESDYFSLLLQQGGGFFDEEGNVIIDSELAIKTLEFFTALFNEHKIATPVYGTWHGDPSNFAAMQDGKILSILSPDWYVGILKSQVPQMSGKWKAVSMPAWHPGGRRTTTRGGTMIGITKQCENPDLAWEVLKFTYFDRSGLVNRYETTRIIPPLKSAWDAPIFKEPDVYLGGQPLGELLIEMAPDMPPRYQNPYWSEGADLLNDAIFAAVTEKQTPREALTDLAQKVRALIAKDRGRWGDL, encoded by the coding sequence ATGTTTCGCCTTCCTATTGATTCTGAGAGTTTCCCGCTCGGCAAGGGACCGATGGTCATGCTCATTCTGTTTCTTGTCTCTACACTTTTCATCTTCGGGCGTTCCGAGGAGGCGGGTGAGAAACTCGAATTCTGGATTTTCGCCAACACCCACTATGAAGAATACCAAGCACGCGTGCCTATCTTTGAGGCCCAGAATCCAGGAGTTAACGTCCAACTCATCAATTTCGGTGGCACGATGCATGATAAACTCCTCGCCGCGATGTTGTCCAATTTCGGGGCACCGGATCTTGTTGAGGTTGAGATTACATCCATCGGTCGGTTCCTCAAAGGCGCAATTGACGAAGTCGGTTTTGTGGATCTCCGCCCACGTTTAGAGAGCGAAGGGTGGATGGAGAAGTTGGTCGTGAGTCGGTTCACACCTTGGTCCTACCGGGGTCGGATTTACGGTATCCCACACGATTTACATCCTGTCGTGTTGCTCTATCGAGATGATCTCTTTAAAGCCGCCGGTGTTGAGATGACAGAGATTGAAACATGGGATGACTTCATCGCTGCCGGAAAGAAAGCGACCCGCGATCTTGATGGGGATGGTAGGATTGACCAGTACGCAATCGTGTTGGACCGGCGCACTGAGAGCGACTATTTCAGTCTACTCCTTCAGCAGGGCGGCGGGTTTTTCGACGAAGAGGGTAACGTCATTATCGACAGTGAACTCGCGATTAAAACGTTGGAATTTTTCACGGCATTGTTCAATGAACATAAAATTGCCACGCCAGTATACGGCACATGGCACGGCGATCCGAGTAATTTCGCCGCGATGCAAGACGGCAAGATTCTTTCTATCCTGTCCCCGGATTGGTACGTCGGTATTCTCAAAAGTCAGGTGCCGCAGATGTCTGGTAAATGGAAGGCGGTAAGCATGCCGGCGTGGCACCCTGGTGGTAGACGGACCACGACGCGCGGGGGAACGATGATCGGAATTACGAAGCAGTGCGAGAATCCGGATCTCGCGTGGGAAGTACTCAAGTTTACCTATTTTGACAGATCCGGGCTTGTCAACCGATACGAGACGACCCGAATTATTCCGCCCCTCAAATCGGCATGGGATGCCCCTATCTTTAAGGAACCCGATGTCTATCTGGGAGGACAACCGCTTGGGGAGTTGTTGATTGAAATGGCACCCGATATGCCGCCACGCTATCAGAATCCCTACTGGTCAGAAGGCGCAGATCTGCTCAACGACGCGATTTTCGCCGCTGTCACCGAGAAACAGACACCGAGAGAAGCGTTAACCGATTTGGCACAGAAGGTCCGAGCACTGATTGCTAAGGACAGAGGCAGATGGGGAGACCTGTAA
- a CDS encoding sugar ABC transporter permease — MKRKRTENLLWNQQQKIAPYLFIAPFYLLFVIFMGYPLISSLVMSLYEMRGFQSRIFVGIGNFTDLFRDPIFWKSLRNTAYFAAGTLTLQLPIALLLAILLNSKFVKGKNILRLAFFAPVLVAGVFVAIIFNLVYDQRAGLVNQEFVLFGKEIGWLNEEKYVMPAVILTGVWQWAGFNMIYFLAGLQGIRQELYEAAAVDGANWWQAFIHVTLPSLRPVIAFVFVVSMIGSLQLFDLPFILTNGGEPADAGSTIVMYLYKNGFQFMRLGYAATIGWVLFFIIAVISIVQLKLLGIFRDE; from the coding sequence ATGAAGAGGAAACGCACAGAGAACTTGCTCTGGAATCAGCAACAGAAAATCGCTCCCTATCTTTTTATTGCCCCGTTCTACCTACTTTTCGTCATTTTTATGGGCTATCCACTCATTTCCTCACTCGTGATGAGTCTCTATGAAATGCGTGGATTTCAAAGTCGGATATTTGTTGGCATCGGTAACTTCACGGATCTGTTTCGCGACCCAATTTTTTGGAAATCGCTACGAAACACTGCCTATTTCGCCGCAGGGACCCTCACGCTCCAATTACCGATTGCTCTGCTGTTAGCGATTCTCCTCAATTCCAAGTTCGTCAAAGGGAAGAATATCCTAAGGCTCGCCTTTTTCGCACCCGTCCTTGTCGCCGGTGTCTTCGTCGCCATTATTTTTAACCTCGTCTACGACCAGCGGGCGGGTTTAGTCAACCAAGAATTTGTGCTTTTTGGTAAAGAGATCGGTTGGCTGAATGAGGAGAAATATGTAATGCCCGCAGTCATTCTAACCGGCGTCTGGCAGTGGGCAGGATTCAATATGATCTATTTTTTAGCAGGCTTACAAGGTATCCGACAGGAGTTGTATGAAGCGGCAGCCGTCGACGGTGCGAACTGGTGGCAGGCGTTCATCCATGTCACACTCCCATCCTTGCGACCCGTGATAGCCTTCGTTTTCGTCGTTTCGATGATAGGCTCGCTCCAGCTCTTCGACCTTCCGTTCATTTTGACGAACGGTGGTGAACCTGCGGATGCAGGCTCAACGATCGTCATGTATCTTTACAAAAACGGATTTCAGTTCATGCGTCTCGGCTATGCAGCGACGATCGGCTGGGTGCTGTTTTTCATTATCGCCGTTATTTCAATCGTTCAGTTAAAATTGCTCGGTATTTTCCGAGACGAGTAG
- a CDS encoding glycosyl hydrolase — protein sequence MEINDSLRPVDLKSQIERLFECSGQKILAIEDTWPPEKGTPVFTVAGTYTTRGWTEWTQGFQFGSAVLQFDATGDEQFLEIGRRNTVEKMAPHVTHIGVHDHGFNNVSTYGNLRRLMREGVIPWNDSEMDFYELALKASAAVQAARWTRINDGTGYIASFNGPHSLFSDTIRSLRALGLGHTLGAVLMGEGDVAISLLERLLQHSQTTAAYNVYYGEGRDAFDLRGRVVHESIFNTNDGNYRCPSTQQGYSPFTTWTRGLAWIVTGYAEQLEFFDTLPAEMLEPYGGYELAIAHMRKAAEATADFYIENTAQDGIPYWDTGAPGLAELGDYLAVPANPYNDLEPVDSSAAAIAAQGLIRLGNYLKKHGESDAGNSYYQAGLTVAKTLFAEPYLSESDTHQGLLMHSVYHRPNGWDYVPEDRKIPCGEASMWGDYHARELAVLLWREINEKPYLTFF from the coding sequence ATGGAAATAAACGATTCCTTGCGTCCTGTTGATCTAAAGTCTCAGATTGAGAGGCTTTTTGAATGTTCAGGTCAAAAGATTTTAGCCATAGAAGACACATGGCCCCCCGAAAAAGGTACACCTGTCTTTACCGTTGCTGGGACCTACACGACACGCGGCTGGACGGAGTGGACACAAGGGTTCCAATTCGGTTCCGCTGTTCTCCAATTTGATGCCACCGGCGATGAACAGTTCCTTGAGATCGGTAGGCGGAACACAGTTGAGAAGATGGCACCCCATGTGACACACATCGGTGTCCACGATCACGGGTTCAATAATGTCTCTACGTATGGCAACCTCCGGCGTTTGATGCGGGAGGGCGTGATTCCGTGGAACGATAGCGAGATGGATTTCTATGAACTCGCACTGAAAGCCTCCGCTGCCGTGCAAGCGGCTCGCTGGACCCGTATTAATGATGGGACAGGATATATCGCTTCCTTCAACGGACCGCATTCGCTTTTCTCAGACACGATCCGTTCTTTGCGTGCTTTAGGGCTTGGACATACCCTCGGGGCAGTGCTGATGGGTGAAGGCGACGTCGCTATCAGTCTACTGGAACGTTTGCTCCAACATTCGCAGACCACGGCGGCCTATAACGTCTACTACGGCGAGGGGCGTGATGCATTCGACCTGCGTGGACGTGTGGTGCATGAATCGATCTTCAATACAAACGACGGGAACTATCGCTGTCCAAGCACGCAACAGGGATATTCGCCGTTTACCACATGGACGCGCGGACTCGCGTGGATTGTTACGGGTTACGCTGAGCAGCTTGAGTTTTTTGACACATTACCCGCAGAGATGCTTGAACCGTACGGCGGATATGAGTTAGCAATCGCCCACATGCGCAAAGCCGCGGAAGCCACTGCCGATTTCTATATTGAGAATACCGCACAGGACGGGATTCCCTATTGGGATACCGGCGCGCCCGGTTTAGCAGAACTCGGCGATTATTTGGCGGTGCCTGCGAATCCGTATAACGATCTTGAACCTGTGGATAGTTCCGCCGCCGCGATTGCGGCACAAGGACTCATTCGTCTTGGCAACTACCTCAAAAAGCACGGTGAATCGGATGCCGGAAATTCCTATTATCAAGCGGGCTTAACGGTAGCGAAGACGCTTTTCGCTGAACCGTATCTCTCTGAATCGGATACGCATCAGGGGTTGTTGATGCATTCGGTGTATCACCGTCCGAATGGCTGGGATTATGTGCCGGAAGACAGAAAGATTCCGTGTGGAGAGGCTTCCATGTGGGGCGATTACCACGCCCGCGAACTCGCAGTCCTCTTATGGCGGGAGATAAATGAAAAACCGTATCTGACGTTTTTCTAA
- a CDS encoding zinc ribbon domain-containing protein: protein MPTYEYKCLACDNRFERFQGITAPAIEECPECSGKVKRLIGAGAGLIFKGSGFYITDYRSDGYKESAKKDKGESSDKSTSSDKSEKKEKKTDTSSESKSTSTD, encoded by the coding sequence ATGCCCACATACGAGTATAAATGTCTCGCGTGCGACAACCGATTCGAGCGGTTTCAGGGCATTACCGCCCCCGCAATCGAGGAATGTCCAGAATGCAGTGGTAAAGTGAAGCGGCTCATCGGAGCAGGTGCAGGATTGATTTTCAAAGGCTCCGGCTTCTATATTACTGACTACCGAAGTGACGGCTACAAAGAATCAGCGAAGAAGGACAAAGGCGAGTCATCAGACAAAAGCACTTCATCGGACAAAAGCGAGAAAAAAGAAAAGAAAACCGATACGAGTAGCGAATCCAAGAGCACGTCCACCGATTAG
- the rfaE2 gene encoding D-glycero-beta-D-manno-heptose 1-phosphate adenylyltransferase, whose protein sequence is MSSQKIYQRSKLASILQQARADGVVVVTTNGCFDVLHLGHLRYLQAARQLGDLLVVAVNSDTSVRHLKGENRPLVPEEERAEMLAGLECVDYVVIFPELTPISLLSQLKPNIHVKGGDYKLEQLIERDVVEANGGKVIVGLNVPGKSTTNLIEVICERYRDTDAANTP, encoded by the coding sequence ATGTCAAGCCAAAAAATCTATCAACGCAGCAAACTTGCATCTATCCTGCAACAAGCGAGAGCAGACGGAGTCGTTGTTGTCACCACCAACGGTTGTTTTGATGTCCTACACTTGGGGCATCTCCGTTATCTTCAGGCGGCGCGCCAGCTTGGAGATCTGCTCGTAGTAGCGGTCAACAGCGATACTTCAGTCCGGCACCTCAAGGGTGAAAATCGTCCACTCGTCCCTGAAGAGGAGCGCGCAGAGATGCTTGCGGGGTTGGAATGCGTCGATTACGTCGTCATCTTTCCAGAATTAACGCCGATCTCCTTGCTTTCCCAGCTCAAACCGAATATCCATGTTAAAGGCGGCGACTATAAACTCGAACAACTCATTGAGAGAGACGTTGTTGAGGCAAATGGTGGTAAGGTGATCGTCGGTTTGAACGTTCCCGGTAAATCCACAACCAATCTCATTGAAGTGATATGTGAACGCTATAGAGATACTGATGCCGCAAACACACCGTAG